A part of Plasmodium sp. gorilla clade G2 genome assembly, chromosome: 8 genomic DNA contains:
- a CDS encoding RNA-binding protein, putative, with product MLFTKIYLLFVFVLYLVSAFIKRQWAPNNYIYFKTDTYYKRRKKKMLQFRVKNHKDNDIDPYIPYIYKDIAPILKEYADDEYSYKQLVNAYFPETIEREKKMKTEGKKYFTNLKKMEEQKKSLEDSKEKSDDAKKKIDGSIKKSHKSVKKSDELVNKSDESVNKSNESVNTSDKDNKKLNSIEDVEMAMHEKLIKNDVSNFEHISDIKDHKKKNKILDDTYSVIEDSLKDIYMNSNVNKEEDTNNINYIELAKKEKNMLYDKLINNHSMVNDSNTFDLFGVFYDNKNYKDEKKLAAEMDKIINLEPFKSNNDSNLLEVIDTILKKNKIPIHVRNFLMKYRDIAKKISDENEKKNKTQTTSEENDYTDNDINIFNTNDKEKDEKYKEFLKDLNKVIMSIHNNLNNEKLLKREYNFLDELYEDYKHHLKKMHVKRNKLQPQRNNYDFLTFLHEHYEKYYFLKYGQFDYNFNEKINEIKKKIEKDEEQKKQELNVQPIIDHDTTNENKNVANDNNNNNNNNKFHSDNKKNGDNDNINDRLSIHEFQPKISSIHNNNNKNENINEIKESKKLKKHILIDMIRNYEKQMYDIYKPDNSITKEYGFNNYIDNEKYDKEINLTFNKFSILNYDSKEEPKEYEKLYVGKLIFGEIFKIENDFAYVDINYSSYAEIHVDQLPYNISNIRDVFKKKDKLIFEIYKMYPGKILLTLKNIQKINDLNKILLYKTQGTPFDVKVVAILKNGVTVTYNDITSFIHISALSCKYKIKTEQEELEEKINEDVLLNKKIKVFCTDINKLNFSNLIYEQNEQLKILNVYDVLEVDIIHISKYGLMVKYFDVVGLIHVSEISKKKVDNLNDYFKINDKLKGVIVNIDYDNKRFSMSTKILERDGKNIIDHASKIYSDIPNIISDIKKKNTNLKMHDTNIKNQLLSLIDIYKSDKEKKEDAPNNDDKKNVTVQMDANVKAGLNEIKEHTELTTHGHNKENIKDINNKEDNTSTTTTTTSNNNKNDYDVVPTGSSLITKKDIKKDSTTIGNNIDIEKIKQNDEYMFNENELDIYEDEDEDEDEDEDENDEDDKDDEENSKLSIDIHNQMIPYLLMKQEQNKKEEQIEEKGEIVWNLDDDDFVNSNSPTQSSQFPEYQWSYLNDKKWINFSYYINRIMNYYFHIHDDYFTYKEKNVTYEINFAKNIRLDIGTGLYNRIRKIKK from the exons ATGCTATTTACGAAGATTTATTTGTTGTTTGTATTTGTCCTGTACCTTGTTTCTGCTTTTATAAAACGTCAATGGGCTCCTAATAATTAc aTATACTTTAAGACagatacatattataaaaggagaaaaaagaagatgCTACAATTTAGAGTTAAAAACCATAAGGATAATGATATTGATCCTTACATACCCTATATTTATAAGGACATAGCACCTATCCTAAAGGAATATGCCGATGAT gAATATTCTTACAAACAACTAGTCAATGCATATTTTCCAGAAACAATAGAAAgggaaaagaaaatgaaaactGAAggcaaaaaatattttacaaatttgaaaaaaatggaaGAGCAAAAAAAATCATTAGAGGATTCAAAAGAAAAATCAGAtgatgcaaaaaaaaaaattgatggTTCAATTAAAAAGTCACATAAATCTGTTAAAAAATCAGATGAATTGGTTAACAAATCAGATGAATCGGTTAACAAATCAAATGAATCCGTTAACACATCAGATAAGgacaataaaaaattaaattccATTGAAGATGTTGAAATGGCCATGCATGAAAAACTGATAAAAAACGACGTAAGCAATTTTGAGCATATCAGTGATATTAAAGaccataaaaagaaaaacaaaatattagaTGATACATATAGTGTTATTGAAGATTCTTTGaaagatatttatatgaattcaaatgtaaataaagaagaagataccaataatataaattacatCGAGTTAgctaaaaaggaaaaaaatatgttatacgacaaattaattaataatcaTTCTATGGTAAATGATAGCAATACATTCGATTTATTTGGTGTATTTTATgacaataaaaattataaagatgaaaaaaaattggcTGCGGAAATGGATAAGATAATTAATTTAGAACCTTTCAAAAGCAATAATGATAGTAATTTATTAGAAGTTATTGAtacaattttaaaaaaaaataagattcCTATACATGTTCgtaattttttaatgaagTATAGAGATATTGCTAAAAAAATTTCTGAtgagaatgaaaaaaaaaataaaacacaaACAACGTCTGAAGAAAATGATTATAcagataatgatataaacatttttaatacaaatgataaagaaaaagatgaaaaatataaagagtTTCTAAAGGATTTAAATAAAGTTATTATGagtatacataataatttaaataatgagaaattattaaaaagagaatataattttctaGATGAATTATATGAAGACTATAAACACCATCTTAAAAAAATGCACGTTAAGAGAAATAAATTACAACCACaaagaaataattatgattttTTAACATTCTTACATGAacattatgaaaaatattattttttaaaatatggaCAATTcgattataattttaatgaaaaaataaatgaaataaaaaagaaaattgaaAAGGatgaagaacaaaaaaaacaagaatTAAATGTACAACCGATAATAGATCATGATAcaacaaatgaaaataaaaatgttgctaatgacaataataataataataataataacaaatttcacagtgataataaaaaaaatggggATAacgataatataaatgaccGATTATCTATTCATGAATTTCAACCAAAAATTAGTTCTAttcacaataataataataaaaatgagaaTATCAATGAAATAAAGGAatctaaaaaattaaagaaacaTATACTAATAGATATGATACGTAATTATGAAAAACAAATGTATGATATATACAAACCTGATAATTCAATAACAAAGGAATACggttttaataattatattgataatgaaaaatatgacaaagaaattaatttaacttttaataaatttagtatattaaattatgataGTAAAGAAGAACCaaaagaatatgaaaaattatatgttggaaaattaattttcggtgaaatttttaaaatagaaAATGATTTTGCATATGTGGATATTAATTATTCTTCTTATGCAGAAATACATGTAGATCAATTACCATATAATATTAGCAACATTAGAgatgtttttaaaaagaaagataaattaatattcgagatatataaaatgtatccAGGAAAAATCTTATtaactttaaaaaatatccaGAAAATTAATGACTTAAATAAAatactattatataaaacacaAGGCACACCTTTTGATGTAAAAGTAGTCgcaatattaaaaaatggtGTAACTGTtacatataatgatattacatcatttatacatatatctgCATTatcatgtaaatataaaataaaaacagaaCAAGAAGaattagaagaaaaaattaatgaagatgttttattaaataaaaaaataaaagttttCTGTactgatataaataaattaaatttctctaatttaatatatgaacaaaatgaacagcttaaaattttaaatgtatatgaTGTTCTTGAAGTagatattatacatatttcaaAATATGGTTTAATGGTAAAATATTTCGATGTTGTAGGTTTAATACATGTATCTGAgatatctaaaaaaaaagtggATAATTTGaatgattattttaaaattaatgacAAATTAAAAGGAGTCATTGTAAACAtagattatgataataagaGATTTTCTATGTCCACCAAAATATTAGAAAGAGATGGAAAGAATATTATAGATCATGCATCCAAAATATATAGTGATATTCCAAATATTATAAGTGacattaaaaagaaaaacactAACTTGAAAATGCATgatacaaatattaaaaatcaACTGTTATCtttaatagatatatataaaagtgataaagaaaaaaaggaagatGCACCAAATAATGacgataaaaaaaatgtgacTGTACAGATGGATGCAAATGTGAAAGCAGGGCTCAATGAAATTAAGGAACATACAGAATTGACAACGCATGGTCATAACAAGGAGAATATTAAAGATATAAACAATAAGGAAGATAACACTAGTACAACAACTACTACTactagtaataataataaaaatgattatgATGTTGTTCCTACGGGTAGTAGTTTAATTACTaagaaagatataaaaaaggatTCGACAACAATAGGAAACAATAtagatatagaaaaaattaaacaaaatgatgaatatatgtttaatgaaaatgaattagatatatatgaagatgaagatgaagatgaagatgaagatgaagacGAAAATGACGAAGACGAcaaagatgatgaagaaaattcAAAACTATCAATAGATATTCATAATCAGATGATTCCTTATTTATTAATGAAACAAGAACAAAATAAGAAGGAAGAACAAATAGAAGAAAAAGG AGAAATTGTTTGGAACCTAGACGATGATGATTTTGTAAATTCTAATTCTCCCACTCAGAGTTCtcaat ttCCGGAATATCAGTGGTCTTATTTGAATGATAAAAAGTGGATAAATTTtagttattatataaatagaattatgaattattatttccacATACATGATGATTATTTCACATATAAAGAGAAAAA tgtaacatatgaaataaattttGCCAAAAATATAAGGCTCGATATTGGCACAGGATTATACAATAGAATacgaaaaattaaaaaatga